In one Sphingomonas sp. AP4-R1 genomic region, the following are encoded:
- a CDS encoding LacI family DNA-binding transcriptional regulator encodes MTEKSTRRRRTAPTIGDVAKRAGVSQMTVSRVINGEANVRDTTRDTVNAAIAALNYSPNPAARSLAGAGQVRIGILYSNPSSAYLSEFLVGGLDQASRSDAQIVVEKCEIGDHEVEAARHLLAGGIDGIILPPPICDSLPVLKVLEEARIPTVVVASGRPPEKMLSVTIDDMDAARAMTRHLMALGHRRIGFVMGNPNQTASAHRLRGYQAALEEAGLSSDPALIAPGLYTYRSGLDAADQLLDLDEPPTAIFAANDDMAAAVVAVAHRRGLDVPGDLSVCGFDDTALATAIWPELTTIHQPIARMSRAAVEVMIASIRQKTRAPTTGPHHVLDYTLIRRQSDAPPRRRPRARE; translated from the coding sequence ATGACAGAGAAGAGCACGCGCCGCCGCCGTACGGCGCCTACGATCGGGGATGTCGCAAAGCGGGCGGGCGTTTCGCAGATGACCGTCTCGCGCGTGATCAACGGCGAGGCCAATGTCCGCGATACGACGCGTGATACCGTGAACGCCGCGATCGCCGCGCTCAACTATTCGCCCAATCCGGCGGCACGCAGTCTGGCGGGCGCGGGGCAGGTGCGGATCGGCATTCTCTACTCCAATCCCAGCTCGGCCTATCTCAGCGAATTCCTCGTCGGCGGGCTCGATCAGGCGAGCCGCAGCGACGCGCAGATCGTGGTCGAGAAATGCGAGATCGGCGATCATGAGGTGGAGGCCGCGCGCCATCTGCTGGCGGGCGGGATCGACGGAATCATCCTGCCGCCGCCCATCTGCGATTCCCTGCCGGTGCTGAAGGTGCTGGAGGAGGCGCGCATCCCGACGGTGGTGGTCGCCTCCGGCCGCCCGCCCGAAAAGATGCTGTCGGTGACGATCGACGATATGGATGCCGCGCGCGCGATGACGCGCCACCTGATGGCGCTGGGCCACCGGCGGATCGGCTTCGTGATGGGCAATCCGAACCAGACGGCGAGCGCGCACCGGCTGCGCGGCTATCAGGCGGCGCTGGAGGAAGCAGGGCTGTCGAGCGATCCCGCCCTGATCGCGCCGGGCCTCTATACCTATCGCTCGGGGCTGGATGCGGCGGACCAGCTGCTCGATCTGGACGAACCGCCCACCGCCATCTTCGCCGCCAATGACGATATGGCCGCGGCCGTCGTCGCGGTCGCGCACCGGCGCGGGCTGGACGTGCCGGGCGATCTCAGCGTGTGCGGCTTCGACGATACCGCGCTGGCGACGGCGATCTGGCCCGAGCTGACGACGATCCACCAGCCGATCGCGCGCATGTCCCGCGCCGCCGTGGAGGTGATGATCGCCTCGATCCGGCAGAAGACGCGCGCGCCCACGACCGGGCCGCATCATGTGCTGGATTATACGTTGATCCGCCGCCAGTCCGATGCGCCGCCACGGCGCAGGCCGCGCGCGCGCGAGTGA
- a CDS encoding response regulator transcription factor, with translation MSNDRLLLIVEDDAAFARTLKRSFERRGYEVATAASHEDLVTLLESCRPDYAVVDLKLGGGASGLTCVQTLHQQDPAMRIVVLTGFASIATAVEAIKLGASYYLAKPSNTDDIEAAFARTDGDTDAPLDGRQSTIKTVEWEHIHQTLLETDFNISETARRLGMHRRTLARKLEKRPLR, from the coding sequence ATGAGCAACGATCGCCTGCTCCTGATCGTCGAGGATGACGCGGCCTTCGCGCGGACGCTGAAACGCTCGTTCGAGCGGCGCGGCTACGAGGTCGCCACCGCCGCCAGCCACGAGGATCTGGTGACGTTGCTGGAAAGCTGCCGCCCGGATTATGCGGTGGTCGATCTGAAGCTGGGGGGTGGCGCGTCCGGCCTCACCTGCGTGCAGACTTTGCACCAGCAGGATCCGGCGATGCGGATCGTGGTCCTCACCGGTTTCGCCAGCATCGCCACGGCGGTGGAGGCGATCAAGCTCGGCGCGTCCTACTATCTCGCCAAGCCCTCCAACACGGACGATATCGAGGCCGCCTTCGCGCGCACCGACGGCGACACCGATGCCCCGCTCGACGGCCGCCAGTCCACGATCAAGACGGTCGAGTGGGAGCATATCCACCAGACATTGCTGGAAACCGATTTCAACATCTCCGAAACCGCGCGCCGCCTCGGCATGCATCGCCGCACGCTGGCCCGGAAGCTGGAGAAACGGCCGCTGCGATAG
- a CDS encoding ATP-binding protein, with the protein MTPPAADAGRRNMLLLIQLRWIAVGGQLLTIAVVQWLLDIPLPLVPLLMTPLLMVLINAASLPLISRRLVVTNAELTAALLLDVGALGWQLFHSGGLANPFASLFLLQIVLGAILLKPVSSAAIMLAICGALGILAFRATPLALPSPYQANPLALYLLGNLACFTLIAILLVAFITRISRNLSQRDAALASARQRAAEEDHIIRMGLLASGAAHELGTPLSMLSVILGDWKRMDLSDPSIDLMADVAEMESAVGRCKTIVGGILMSAGEARGEAPKVTTVRAFLDGIVNGWRVSRLSGIVDYDDRFGDDVAIVSDEALRQVIGNVIDNAADFSPDWIGITARREGDALQLEIADHGPGFAAEILEHFGQPYRSTRGRAGGGLGLFLLVNVLRTLGGDASAANRPEGGAVVRLTLPLSALRYDAAAVAA; encoded by the coding sequence ATGACGCCGCCTGCGGCCGATGCGGGTCGGCGCAACATGCTGCTCCTGATCCAGCTGCGCTGGATCGCCGTCGGCGGGCAGCTCCTGACGATCGCGGTGGTGCAGTGGCTGCTCGATATCCCGCTACCGCTGGTGCCGCTGCTGATGACGCCGCTGCTGATGGTGCTGATCAACGCCGCCAGCCTGCCGCTGATCAGCCGCCGCCTGGTCGTGACCAATGCGGAGCTGACGGCGGCCCTGCTGCTGGATGTGGGCGCGCTGGGCTGGCAATTGTTCCACAGCGGCGGCCTCGCCAACCCCTTCGCCTCGCTGTTCCTCCTGCAGATCGTGCTCGGCGCGATCCTGCTCAAGCCCGTTTCCAGCGCCGCGATCATGCTCGCCATCTGCGGCGCGCTCGGCATCCTGGCCTTCCGCGCGACGCCGCTGGCCCTGCCCTCGCCCTATCAGGCCAATCCGCTGGCGCTCTACCTGCTCGGCAATCTCGCCTGCTTCACGCTCATCGCGATCCTGCTGGTCGCGTTCATCACGCGCATCAGCCGCAACCTGAGCCAGCGGGACGCCGCGCTCGCCAGCGCGCGACAGCGCGCCGCAGAAGAGGATCATATCATCCGCATGGGACTGCTCGCCTCCGGCGCCGCGCACGAACTGGGCACGCCACTTTCGATGCTTTCCGTCATCCTCGGTGACTGGAAGCGGATGGACCTGTCCGATCCCTCGATCGACCTGATGGCCGACGTCGCCGAGATGGAATCGGCGGTCGGCCGCTGCAAGACGATCGTCGGCGGCATCCTGATGTCCGCGGGCGAGGCGCGCGGCGAGGCGCCGAAGGTCACCACCGTCCGCGCCTTCCTCGACGGCATCGTCAATGGCTGGCGCGTCAGCCGCCTCTCCGGCATCGTCGATTATGATGATCGCTTCGGCGACGACGTGGCGATCGTCTCCGATGAGGCGCTGCGACAGGTGATCGGCAACGTGATCGACAATGCCGCCGATTTCTCGCCGGACTGGATCGGCATCACCGCCCGTCGCGAGGGCGACGCGCTGCAACTGGAGATCGCCGATCACGGGCCCGGCTTCGCGGCCGAAATCCTCGAACATTTCGGCCAGCCCTATCGCTCCACGCGGGGGCGCGCCGGCGGCGGGCTGGGCCTGTTCCTGCTCGTCAACGTCCTCCGCACGCTGGGCGGCGACGCCTCCGCCGCCAACCGGCCCGAGGGCGGCGCCGTCGTGCGCCTGACCCTGCCGCTTTCGGCGCTGCGCTACGACGCGGCGGCGGTGGCCGCATGA
- a CDS encoding SURF1 family protein, with amino-acid sequence MLLLAAVFVSLGVWQVQRRAWKHQLVATIDTRLRAAPVAPPAPADWPRVTADRDAYRRVTVTGRFLPGRDTFVRAATDLGSGYWMMTPLETGRFTVLVNRGFVTPDQRVRIRTDTDEPATVTGLLRISEPKGGFLRTNDPAGDRWYSRDVAAIAAARRLDHMAPYFIDADDHANAPGKPVGGLTVIRFNDNHLVYALTWFGMALLSLGAAWRFSRERRDRPDPAA; translated from the coding sequence ATGCTTCTGCTCGCGGCCGTTTTCGTATCGCTGGGTGTGTGGCAGGTGCAGCGCCGCGCCTGGAAACACCAGTTGGTCGCCACGATCGACACCCGGCTGCGCGCCGCGCCCGTTGCCCCGCCCGCCCCCGCCGACTGGCCCCGCGTCACCGCCGACCGCGACGCCTATCGCCGGGTGACCGTCACGGGCCGTTTCCTGCCCGGTCGCGACACGTTCGTGCGCGCCGCGACCGATCTGGGCTCCGGCTACTGGATGATGACGCCGCTGGAGACTGGCCGCTTCACGGTGCTGGTGAACCGGGGTTTCGTGACGCCCGACCAGCGCGTGCGGATCCGCACCGACACCGACGAGCCGGCCACGGTCACGGGCCTGCTGCGGATCAGCGAGCCCAAGGGCGGCTTCCTGCGCACCAACGATCCGGCGGGCGATCGCTGGTATTCGCGCGACGTAGCCGCTATCGCGGCCGCCAGGCGGCTCGATCACATGGCACCCTATTTCATCGACGCGGACGATCATGCGAACGCGCCGGGCAAGCCGGTGGGCGGCCTCACCGTGATCCGTTTCAACGACAATCACCTCGTCTATGCGCTGACCTGGTTCGGCATGGCGCTCCTGTCGCTGGGCGCCGCCTGGCGCTTCTCGCGCGAGCGGCGGGACAGGCCAGACCCCGCCGCCTGA
- the cyoD gene encoding cytochrome o ubiquinol oxidase subunit IV — protein MSDHGHSHDHGHGHHGAVEAHGSLKDYVIGFVLSVILTAIPFWLVMTHALPNGTTAAVILGFAVVQMIVHMIYFLHMSGKAEGGWSMTALIFTIIVVVIMLSGSIWVMYHLNANMMPMPADMRQMP, from the coding sequence ATGAGCGATCACGGCCACAGCCACGATCATGGGCACGGCCACCACGGCGCCGTCGAGGCACACGGGTCGCTCAAGGATTATGTGATCGGCTTCGTCCTCTCCGTCATCCTGACGGCGATCCCCTTCTGGCTCGTGATGACGCACGCGCTGCCGAACGGGACGACCGCCGCGGTCATCCTCGGCTTCGCGGTCGTGCAGATGATCGTCCACATGATCTATTTCCTGCACATGAGCGGGAAGGCCGAGGGCGGCTGGTCGATGACGGCTTTGATCTTCACGATCATCGTGGTCGTGATCATGCTGAGCGGCTCGATCTGGGTGATGTACCACCTGAACGCGAACATGATGCCGATGCCTGCCGACATGAGGCAGATGCCGTGA
- the cyoC gene encoding cytochrome o ubiquinol oxidase subunit III: protein MLGFWIYLMSDCLIFAILFATYAVLGGNYAGGPGPKALFELPLVAVNTAMLLFSSITYGFAMLAMQRGAKGQVLGWLFVTLLFGGAFLGIELTEFASLIHEGATPQRSAFLSSFFTLVGTHGLHVTFGSIWLITLMVQVGRYGLTAANQRRLMCLSLFWHFLDVIWIGVFTFVYLMGMLR, encoded by the coding sequence ATGCTGGGCTTCTGGATCTACCTGATGAGCGACTGTCTCATCTTCGCGATCCTGTTCGCCACCTATGCGGTGCTCGGCGGCAATTATGCCGGCGGCCCCGGCCCCAAGGCGCTGTTCGAGCTGCCGCTGGTCGCGGTGAACACCGCGATGCTGCTCTTCTCGTCGATCACCTACGGCTTCGCGATGCTGGCCATGCAGCGCGGCGCCAAGGGCCAGGTGCTGGGCTGGCTGTTCGTCACCCTGCTGTTCGGCGGCGCCTTCCTCGGCATCGAGCTGACCGAATTCGCCAGCCTGATCCACGAGGGCGCGACCCCGCAGCGCAGTGCGTTCCTGTCGTCCTTCTTCACTCTGGTCGGCACGCACGGTCTGCACGTCACCTTCGGCTCGATCTGGCTGATCACGCTGATGGTGCAGGTGGGCCGCTACGGCCTGACCGCCGCCAACCAGCGCCGCCTGATGTGCCTCAGCCTGTTCTGGCACTTCCTCGACGTCATCTGGATCGGCGTCTTCACCTTCGTCTATCTGATGGGAATGCTGCGATGA
- the cyoB gene encoding cytochrome o ubiquinol oxidase subunit I has translation MSSLPAPALSPIFGRLSLDSLPLHEPIIVGTFCGVALGGIAVLGLLTYFKLWGYLWRNWFTSIDHKKIGIMYMVLGLVMFLRGFADAVMMRGQQAMAFNGNDGFLNAHHFDQVFTAHGVIMIFFVAMPFVTGLMNFIVPLQIGARDVSFPFLNNFSFWMTTAGAVLVMASLFIGEFAQTGWLAYPPLSGLAYSPATGVDYYIWSLQIAGVGTTLSGINLIVTILKMRAPGMTLMKMPVFTWTSLCTNVLIVASFPVLTAVLVLLSLDRYAGTNFFTNDFGGNPMMYVNLIWIWGHPEVYILILPMFGVFSEVTSTFTGKKLFGYTSMVYATLVITILSYLVWLHHFFTMGSGASVNSFFGITTMVISIPTGAKIFNWLFTMYRGRIRFELPMMWTVAFMLTFVIGGMTGVMLAVPPADFVLHNSLFLIAHFHNVIIGGVLFGLFAAINFWWPKAFGFKLNTFWGKVSFWCWVPGFWFAFTPLYIMGLMGVTRRMRVFDDPSLQKFFLVAAFGAAMIAAGIGAMLVQFAVSIWKREELRDTTGDPWDARTLEWATSSPPPEYNFAFTPIIHSADAWYDMKTRKAERPLEGFRPIHMPKNTGTGVILAGLSLAMGFGLIWYMWWLAAISFVGILAVAIGHTFNYKRDYHISAETVAATEAERTRVLAMEA, from the coding sequence ATGTCATCCCTCCCCGCTCCCGCGTTGAGCCCGATCTTCGGACGGCTCTCGCTCGATTCGCTCCCGCTGCATGAGCCGATCATCGTCGGCACGTTCTGCGGCGTCGCGCTCGGCGGCATCGCCGTCCTGGGCCTGCTCACCTATTTCAAGCTCTGGGGCTATCTGTGGCGCAACTGGTTCACCAGCATCGACCACAAGAAGATCGGCATCATGTACATGGTGCTGGGCCTCGTCATGTTCCTGCGCGGCTTCGCCGACGCGGTGATGATGCGCGGCCAGCAGGCGATGGCCTTCAACGGCAATGACGGCTTTCTGAACGCGCACCATTTCGATCAGGTCTTCACCGCCCACGGCGTGATCATGATCTTCTTCGTGGCGATGCCGTTCGTGACCGGCCTGATGAACTTCATCGTGCCGCTCCAGATCGGCGCGCGCGACGTCTCCTTCCCGTTCCTGAACAATTTCAGCTTCTGGATGACGACGGCGGGCGCGGTGCTGGTGATGGCCTCGCTGTTCATCGGCGAGTTCGCGCAGACCGGCTGGCTGGCCTATCCGCCGCTCTCCGGCCTCGCCTACAGCCCCGCCACCGGCGTGGATTATTATATCTGGTCGCTCCAGATAGCGGGCGTCGGCACGACATTATCGGGCATCAACCTGATCGTGACGATCCTGAAGATGCGCGCGCCCGGCATGACGCTGATGAAGATGCCCGTCTTCACCTGGACGTCGCTCTGCACGAACGTGCTGATCGTCGCCTCCTTCCCGGTGCTGACGGCCGTGCTCGTGCTGCTCAGCCTCGATCGCTACGCCGGCACCAACTTCTTCACGAACGACTTCGGCGGCAACCCGATGATGTACGTGAACCTGATCTGGATCTGGGGTCACCCGGAGGTGTACATCCTCATCCTGCCGATGTTCGGCGTCTTCTCGGAAGTCACCTCGACCTTCACGGGCAAGAAGCTCTTCGGCTACACCTCGATGGTCTACGCCACGCTCGTCATCACGATCCTGTCCTACCTCGTCTGGCTGCACCACTTCTTCACGATGGGCTCCGGCGCGAGCGTGAACAGCTTCTTCGGCATCACGACGATGGTGATCTCGATCCCCACCGGCGCGAAGATCTTCAACTGGCTGTTCACGATGTATCGCGGCCGCATCCGCTTCGAGCTGCCGATGATGTGGACCGTCGCGTTCATGCTGACCTTCGTGATCGGCGGCATGACCGGCGTGATGCTCGCGGTGCCGCCCGCCGACTTCGTGCTGCACAATTCGCTGTTCCTGATCGCCCACTTCCACAACGTGATCATCGGCGGCGTGCTGTTCGGCCTGTTCGCGGCGATCAACTTCTGGTGGCCCAAGGCCTTCGGCTTCAAGCTGAACACCTTCTGGGGCAAGGTGAGCTTCTGGTGCTGGGTGCCCGGCTTCTGGTTCGCCTTCACGCCGCTCTACATCATGGGCCTGATGGGCGTGACGCGCCGGATGCGCGTGTTCGACGATCCCTCGCTGCAGAAGTTCTTCCTGGTCGCCGCCTTCGGTGCCGCGATGATCGCCGCCGGCATCGGCGCGATGCTGGTGCAGTTCGCGGTGAGCATCTGGAAGCGCGAGGAGCTGCGCGACACGACCGGCGATCCCTGGGACGCGCGTACGCTGGAGTGGGCGACCTCCTCGCCCCCGCCGGAGTATAACTTCGCGTTCACGCCGATCATTCATTCCGCCGATGCGTGGTATGACATGAAGACCCGCAAGGCCGAGCGTCCGCTGGAGGGCTTCCGCCCGATCCACATGCCGAAGAATACCGGCACGGGCGTGATCCTGGCCGGCCTGAGCCTGGCGATGGGCTTCGGTCTGATCTGGTACATGTGGTGGCTCGCGGCGATCAGCTTCGTCGGGATCCTCGCGGTCGCGATCGGCCATACGTTCAACTACAAGCGCGATTACCACATCTCGGCGGAAACGGTGGCTGCCACCGAAGCCGAGCGGACCCGCGTCCTGGCGATGGAGGCCTGA
- the cyoA gene encoding ubiquinol oxidase subunit II: protein MTRPARLLRWLPLAALPFLGGCNMIVLDPAGDIARQQAHLVLISTALMLLIIIPVMALTVLFAWRYRASNKEARYEPDWDHSTQLELVIWSAPLLIIICLGALTWVATHTLDPFRPLTRVDANKLLAASVKPLEVEVVALDWKWLFIYPEYGIATVNEMAAPIDRPVHFRISASSVMNSFYIPALAGQIYAMPGMETQLNAVFNKPGSFKGISANYSGAGFSKMHFTANSVSPADFDAWVKQVKAAGGTLDRAGYLTLAKPSEDAPVQRFATADPQLFDAIVNMCVEPGKMCVRDQMKMDMQGGSPKEGAHEEQKAAEQPQPTGPAVKPLTVPTSDLNSAAPGAARPHS from the coding sequence ATGACCCGTCCAGCCCGGCTTTTGCGCTGGCTGCCGCTCGCTGCGCTGCCTTTTCTTGGTGGATGCAACATGATCGTCCTCGATCCCGCGGGCGATATCGCCCGTCAGCAGGCCCATCTGGTCCTGATCTCCACGGCGCTGATGCTGCTGATCATCATTCCGGTGATGGCGCTGACCGTGCTGTTCGCCTGGCGCTACCGCGCCAGCAACAAGGAAGCGCGCTACGAGCCGGACTGGGATCACTCCACCCAGCTCGAACTCGTCATCTGGTCGGCGCCGCTGCTGATCATCATCTGCCTGGGCGCGCTCACCTGGGTCGCCACGCACACGCTCGACCCCTTCCGCCCGCTCACCCGCGTCGACGCGAACAAGCTGCTGGCCGCCTCGGTGAAGCCGCTGGAGGTCGAGGTCGTCGCGCTCGACTGGAAGTGGCTGTTCATCTACCCCGAATATGGCATCGCCACGGTCAACGAGATGGCGGCGCCGATCGATCGCCCGGTCCATTTCCGCATCTCCGCCTCCTCGGTGATGAACTCCTTCTACATCCCCGCGCTCGCCGGCCAGATCTATGCGATGCCGGGCATGGAGACGCAGCTGAACGCCGTCTTCAACAAGCCGGGCAGCTTCAAGGGCATCTCCGCCAATTATAGCGGCGCCGGCTTCTCCAAGATGCATTTCACCGCGAACAGCGTCTCCCCTGCCGATTTCGACGCCTGGGTGAAGCAGGTGAAGGCGGCGGGCGGCACGCTCGATCGTGCCGGCTATCTCACGCTCGCCAAGCCGAGCGAGGACGCGCCGGTCCAGCGCTTCGCCACCGCCGATCCGCAGCTGTTCGATGCGATCGTCAACATGTGCGTCGAACCCGGCAAGATGTGCGTGCGGGATCAGATGAAGATGGACATGCAGGGCGGCAGCCCGAAAGAGGGCGCGCACGAAGAGCAGAAGGCCGCCGAGCAGCCGCAGCCCACCGGGCCGGCCGTGAAGCCCCTCACCGTCCCGACGTCCGACCTGAACTCCGCGGCGCCCGGCGCCGCGCGCCCCCATTCCTGA
- a CDS encoding MFS transporter, with protein MFMQTTAERDAVALHTKGHKVAPDEIAVGVIIGRTSEFFDFFVYAIASVLVFPKLVFPYVDPLTGTLYSFAIFALAFIARPFGTVIFTAVDRTYGRGAKLTAALFLLGGSTAAISFMPGYETIGVGAALLLCLFRIGQGLALGGSWDGLASLLAINAPEGRRGWYAMLPQLGAPLGLIVASLLFTFLLTTLPTEDFLSWGWRYPFFVAFAINVVALFARLRIVVTHEYDELFQQGELEPAPIAETVQSQWRTIAMGAFAPIASFALFHMVTVFPLSWVMLFTKETPISFLAIEAVAAAVGIGSIIISGYVADRVGRRTLLGACAAAIAVFSGFAPQLLSAGESGEIVFMIGGFILLGLSFGQSSGALSSRFTPNHRYTGSALTSDLAWLFGAGFAPLVALLLSSHYGLLASGAYLLSGAIFTLGALWVNRELANSIE; from the coding sequence ATGTTTATGCAGACTACTGCGGAACGTGATGCCGTCGCCCTTCACACGAAAGGGCACAAGGTCGCACCCGATGAAATCGCGGTCGGCGTGATTATTGGACGAACGTCCGAATTCTTCGATTTCTTCGTGTACGCGATCGCCTCGGTGCTGGTTTTTCCGAAGCTCGTTTTCCCCTACGTGGATCCGCTGACGGGGACATTGTATTCGTTCGCGATCTTCGCCCTCGCCTTCATCGCGCGCCCCTTCGGCACGGTGATCTTCACCGCGGTGGACCGGACCTACGGGCGCGGCGCGAAGCTCACCGCCGCCTTGTTCCTGCTGGGCGGATCGACCGCCGCCATCTCCTTCATGCCGGGTTATGAGACGATCGGCGTGGGCGCGGCGCTGCTGCTGTGCCTGTTCCGCATCGGCCAGGGCCTCGCGCTCGGCGGATCGTGGGACGGTCTCGCCTCGCTGCTCGCGATCAACGCGCCGGAGGGCCGGCGTGGCTGGTATGCGATGCTGCCGCAGCTCGGCGCGCCGCTTGGCCTGATCGTGGCGAGCCTGCTCTTCACCTTCCTGCTCACCACCCTTCCGACCGAGGATTTCCTCAGCTGGGGCTGGCGCTATCCCTTCTTCGTGGCCTTCGCGATCAACGTGGTGGCGCTGTTCGCCCGCCTGCGGATCGTCGTGACCCACGAATATGACGAGCTGTTCCAGCAGGGCGAGCTGGAGCCGGCGCCGATCGCCGAAACCGTCCAGTCGCAGTGGCGCACGATCGCGATGGGCGCGTTCGCGCCGATCGCCAGCTTCGCTCTGTTCCACATGGTCACGGTGTTTCCGCTGTCCTGGGTGATGCTGTTCACGAAGGAAACGCCGATCAGCTTCCTCGCGATCGAGGCGGTGGCCGCGGCGGTCGGCATCGGCTCGATCATCATCTCGGGCTATGTCGCGGATCGGGTCGGCCGGCGCACGTTGCTGGGCGCCTGCGCGGCGGCCATCGCGGTGTTCAGCGGCTTCGCCCCGCAATTGCTGAGCGCGGGCGAGAGCGGCGAGATCGTGTTCATGATCGGTGGCTTCATCCTGCTGGGCTTGTCCTTCGGCCAGTCGTCGGGCGCGCTCTCCTCGCGCTTCACGCCGAACCATCGCTACACCGGCTCGGCGCTGACCTCTGATCTGGCCTGGCTGTTCGGCGCCGGCTTCGCGCCGCTGGTGGCCCTGCTGCTGTCCAGCCATTACGGGCTGCTCGCCTCGGGCGCCTATCTGCTCTCCGGTGCGATCTTCACGCTCGGGGCGCTCTGGGTGAACCGGGAACTGGCGAATTCGATCGAATAA
- a CDS encoding flavin monoamine oxidase family protein → MLDDTSAPMNRRALFAMIGRTAGVAAMYQAMASLAYAADSTFTGPINLTGAPKGSSVLILGAGLAGMVAAYELGKAGYKVQILEYQNRAGGRNWSLYGGDTYTELGGFTQTIGFDNGLYLNPGPWRIPHHHKGLLHYCQLLGVQLEPFIQLNYNAYVHSTKAFGGKPRRYREVEADYDGYVAELLAKTIQQDKLDRPVTKEDREILLQSLRQWGALDKNYTYSKGLTASDRRGFDHPPGGGLDAMPTPSDPIGLEDLIRSRLWQAIGQSKVFDVQQTMFQPVGGMGMIGKAFGKQLGEIIHYNAKVTEIRQDARGVTASFVDTVKGGAVQTARAEWCVCTIPASVLSQIPINVGAPMKAAIDALPYSASAKVGLQMKRRFWEQDEGIFGGITYTDQMNRLISYPSTDYFKSGKGVLLGAYTFGSPASEFTAMSPAERIEKALECGASIHPQYRAEYETGASVAWHRVPWTLGCAGSWTEETRAAHYKDICAIDGRIVMAGEHVSMIPAWQEGAVLSSLDAIARLHKQIVQR, encoded by the coding sequence GTGCTCGATGACACTTCCGCGCCCATGAACCGCCGGGCGCTGTTCGCGATGATCGGCCGTACGGCCGGCGTCGCCGCCATGTATCAGGCGATGGCCTCGCTCGCTTATGCCGCCGATTCCACCTTCACCGGGCCGATCAACCTGACGGGCGCGCCCAAGGGGTCCTCCGTGCTGATCCTTGGCGCGGGGCTGGCGGGCATGGTCGCCGCCTATGAGCTGGGCAAGGCCGGCTACAAGGTCCAGATCCTCGAATATCAGAATCGCGCGGGCGGGCGGAACTGGTCGCTCTATGGCGGCGATACCTATACCGAGCTGGGCGGCTTCACGCAGACGATCGGTTTCGACAACGGCCTCTATCTGAATCCCGGCCCCTGGCGCATCCCGCACCACCACAAGGGCCTGCTCCATTATTGCCAGCTGCTCGGCGTCCAGCTCGAGCCGTTCATCCAGCTGAATTACAACGCCTATGTCCATTCCACGAAGGCGTTCGGCGGCAAGCCCAGGCGCTATCGCGAGGTGGAGGCGGATTATGACGGCTATGTCGCCGAATTGCTCGCCAAGACGATCCAGCAGGACAAGCTCGATCGCCCCGTGACGAAGGAGGATCGCGAGATCCTGCTCCAGTCGCTGCGCCAGTGGGGCGCGCTCGACAAGAATTACACCTATTCCAAGGGGCTCACCGCCAGCGACCGGCGCGGCTTCGATCATCCGCCCGGCGGCGGGCTGGATGCGATGCCCACGCCCTCCGATCCGATCGGGCTGGAGGATCTGATCCGCTCGCGCCTGTGGCAGGCGATCGGCCAGTCCAAGGTGTTCGACGTGCAGCAGACGATGTTCCAGCCGGTCGGCGGCATGGGCATGATCGGCAAGGCGTTCGGCAAGCAGCTGGGCGAGATCATCCATTACAACGCCAAGGTCACCGAGATCCGGCAGGATGCGCGCGGCGTCACCGCCTCGTTCGTCGATACGGTGAAGGGCGGTGCTGTCCAGACGGCGCGGGCCGAATGGTGCGTCTGCACGATCCCGGCCTCGGTCCTCAGCCAGATCCCGATCAATGTCGGCGCGCCGATGAAGGCCGCGATCGATGCCTTGCCTTATTCGGCCTCGGCCAAGGTGGGCCTGCAGATGAAGCGGCGCTTCTGGGAGCAGGACGAGGGCATCTTCGGCGGCATCACCTACACCGATCAGATGAACCGCCTGATCAGCTATCCCAGCACCGATTATTTCAAGTCGGGCAAGGGCGTGCTGCTCGGCGCCTATACGTTCGGTTCGCCGGCGTCCGAATTCACCGCCATGTCGCCGGCGGAGCGGATCGAGAAGGCGCTGGAATGCGGCGCCAGCATCCACCCGCAATATCGCGCGGAATATGAAACGGGCGCGTCGGTCGCCTGGCATCGCGTGCCCTGGACGCTCGGCTGCGCGGGCAGCTGGACCGAGGAGACGCGCGCCGCGCACTACAAGGATATCTGCGCGATCGACGGACGGATCGTGATGGCGGGCGAGCATGTCTCGATGATCCCCGCCTGGCAGGAGGGCGCGGTGCTCTCGTCGCTCGATGCGATCGCGCGGCTCCACAAACAGATCGTGCAGAGGTGA